In the genome of Arthrobacter sp. PAMC25284, the window AGGACAGGAACGTGGACACGTCCGCGCCGCCGGCCGGAACCGTGCCGATCGGGAAGCCGATAAAGGTCCCGCGCAGCCACGGCTTCCAGGACCGCTTCCAGTCCTCCCTGGACAGCCAGGCGTTCTTGCCCTTGCTCACCGGGATCAGTTCGACCGGGCCGTGCCGGAGCTTTGATGCGACGTACAGGGCCTCACCGAGGGCAAAGAGTCCCACGGCGACGAGTACCATGTCGATGCCGTCCACCAGATTGGGGTTGTCGAACGTGAAGCGCTGCTGTGCAGTGCTGTCATCAATGCCGACCATGCCGATGAAGAGTCCAAGGGCCAGCGAGGCCAGGCCGCGCAGGACCGAGGCGCCCAGCAGCGCGCCCACGGTCAGGAAGGCCACCACCATCAGCGCCACGTAGTCCACCGGGCCCAGGCCCACGGCAAGGTCGGCGACGATGGGAGCCAGGAAGGTCAGCAGCACGGTCGCGATCGTGCCGGCGATGAACGAGCCGATCGCCGCCGTCGCCAGAGCCGCCGCTCCCCTGCCGGCCTTGGCCATCTTGTTGCCTTCGAGCGCCGTGACGATCGAGGCCGATTCGCCCGGTGTGTTGAGCAGAATGGACGTGGTGGAGCCGCCGTACATCCCGCCGTAGTAGATGCCGGCGAAAACAATCAGCGCCGCGGCCGGGTCCAGCGAGTAGGTGATGGGCATCAGCAGGGCCACGGTCATGGCGGGGCCGATGCCCGGCAGGACGCCGACTGCGGTGCCGACGAAGACGCCGCCGAGGGCGTAGAGCAGGTAGACGGGCTGCAACGCCGTCGCGAATCCTTCAAGAAGCAACATGAAGCTATCCACGGAAGAACGGCACCCCCTCAAGCAGCGGTCCCGGCGGGAGCGAGACGCCCAGCAGCCCGCCGAAGACGTACTGCAGCACCAGGGCCAGGATCACGGAGATACCGATCGCTTTCCAGAGCGGCCTGGCCTCCAGGGACCACGCGGCACCGGTAAACAGCACGGCGGCGGCCACCGGCCAGCCGGCGGATTCAATCAGGAAGATGTGCAGGATCACGAATCCGACGAGCTTGGCGAGGGCCACCCAGTCGGTCTTGGCGGACGCGTCGAGGTCTTCGCCCTCTTCGGCCTGCCCCACCTTGCCGCGGAGGACCTGTGCGACGATCCCGGTGCCGAGGAGCACCAGCAAGCCGCAGACGATGTACGGGAAGGCCCGCGGGCCGATTCCGGTTTCTGACGGCGGGATCGGGATCGATCCCGCCGTCAGGAGTCCCGCCACGCCCACGCTGACGAACACGAGGGCAAACAGGATCTCTCCCGTGGGCCGCGGGACGGACGTTGTGACA includes:
- a CDS encoding tripartite tricarboxylate transporter TctB family protein; protein product: MSSHVTTSVPRPTGEILFALVFVSVGVAGLLTAGSIPIPPSETGIGPRAFPYIVCGLLVLLGTGIVAQVLRGKVGQAEEGEDLDASAKTDWVALAKLVGFVILHIFLIESAGWPVAAAVLFTGAAWSLEARPLWKAIGISVILALVLQYVFGGLLGVSLPPGPLLEGVPFFRG
- a CDS encoding tripartite tricarboxylate transporter permease; translation: MDSFMLLLEGFATALQPVYLLYALGGVFVGTAVGVLPGIGPAMTVALLMPITYSLDPAAALIVFAGIYYGGMYGGSTTSILLNTPGESASIVTALEGNKMAKAGRGAAALATAAIGSFIAGTIATVLLTFLAPIVADLAVGLGPVDYVALMVVAFLTVGALLGASVLRGLASLALGLFIGMVGIDDSTAQQRFTFDNPNLVDGIDMVLVAVGLFALGEALYVASKLRHGPVELIPVSKGKNAWLSREDWKRSWKPWLRGTFIGFPIGTVPAGGADVSTFLSYAAERRLAKGENKAQFGKGAIEGVAGPEAANNAAAAGVLVPLLTLGIPTTATAAMMLTAFQRYQIQPGPLLFENQSALVWTLIASLYVGNLMLLVLNLPLVGLWVKILQIPRPYLYGGILVFAALGAFSVNFSTVDVGILLVVGILGYFMRRYGYPVAPMVVAMILGPMFEVQLRRSLQLSQNDPVALVSSPFTIVVYASMALIFAGSWWLRRRQAALEAVEPAKEEISA